The Sedimentibacter sp. zth1 DNA segment CTATTTGCTTCATTATTGGTTTACGCAAGATATCAGATAACATCTAGTCAAGCAATCAGTATATATAATTAAAATGACAAAAAAGAAAGAGAGTGATAGTCATGGAACAGGCAGTATTTACAAATATGTGTATGATTTATGATGATAAAGGAAATATATTAGTACAAGATAGATTAGATAAGAATTGGCCAGGAATAACTTTCCCAGGAGGGCATGTTGAGAATGGTGAATCGTTTGTTGAATCTACAATTCGGGAGGTAAGAGAGGAGACAGGTTTATCAATAAGCAATTTGCAACTATGTGGAATGAAACAATGGCAAACAGGAGAAGATGCTCGTTATGTGGTACTGTTTTTTAAAACAAATTGTTTTGAAGGAGAATTACAATCTTCTGAGGAAGGCAAAGTATTTTGGATAAAAGCTAATGAAATAAATAATTATAATCTTGCTAATGATTTTGATAAAATGTTTGAGATTTTTATAAATGAAAAAATAAGTGAGTTTTACTATTATAAAAATAATGAAAATACATATGACATAAAATTATTATAATTATTTACAAAAGAAAAAAAGGATTAATTAAATTAAAAGCTAATATTTTCATAAGAACATTTATATCAGTTACCAGCATATATTATATTAAATGAAATATAAGGGGTGAAAAAATGTCTGATGAAAATATGCAAATAAAAGAAATTTCCGTTTCAAGTCAAATCGACAGGCAAAACTTTATAGGAACTATTTTTGAAAATCCTAAAAAAGGAACTATGACTGTAACAAGAATATCAAAAGACGCAATTTATTTTATTAGTGGAAAATCTACGTTATCCTTATCATTGAATATTATTGACGAAACTTACAAAGCATTCAAAAGAAATTTATGTAGTTGCAATGATTTAAAGAGATATAAGCCTGATATTTATAGTTCAAAAGAAGGTGGAAATGATGAAAATTGTTTATTTTTCTTTCATGTGTTGAATGCATTAAACTTAATAAATGGTGATATAGGAGGAAAAGGCAAAAGAAAAAGTCCGTATTTTGCACATATCAAATAAACCAAAAATCATAATTTTAAAAAATAATATTAAATTTGACAGGAGAAAAAATGCAAGGATATAATTGTATTATAATTTACAGCAAAGATAAATCTAAGCTGTTATTTTGCAAAAGATTGAAGGATCCATACAAAGGTCTATATAATCTAGTTGGAGGCAAAATAGAGAAAAATGAAGATGGATTTATAGCAGCATATAGAGAACTTGAAGAAGAAACAGGAATAGCAAAAGAAGATGTAAACATAACTCACATGATGGACTTTGTTTATTACAATCAAGATTGTTATGTTGAAGTATATGTAGGGATTTTAAACAAAGAAATTATTTTAAAGCAAGAATTACACCCACTAATATGGCTTACTGAAAATGAAGATTTTTTTGACATGAATAAATTTGCAGGAGAAGGTAATATCGGGCATATGCTTGAGCAAGTTAAGCAATTTGGAATTGGTAAAATTATTTAATAAAAATTTTTTGGTATGATAAAAAATAAAGCGTGTTATAATTGCACACTTTATTTTTTCGGCTCTTTGTCAATAGTTTAGGTGAGAATTGAATAAATAATTATTAGTAATTTAACT contains these protein-coding regions:
- a CDS encoding 8-oxo-dGTP diphosphatase: MEQAVFTNMCMIYDDKGNILVQDRLDKNWPGITFPGGHVENGESFVESTIREVREETGLSISNLQLCGMKQWQTGEDARYVVLFFKTNCFEGELQSSEEGKVFWIKANEINNYNLANDFDKMFEIFINEKISEFYYYKNNENTYDIKLL
- a CDS encoding NUDIX hydrolase, translated to MQGYNCIIIYSKDKSKLLFCKRLKDPYKGLYNLVGGKIEKNEDGFIAAYRELEEETGIAKEDVNITHMMDFVYYNQDCYVEVYVGILNKEIILKQELHPLIWLTENEDFFDMNKFAGEGNIGHMLEQVKQFGIGKII